The DNA region ATCCCATATTCTCACTGTTCAAGACTTGATCCAACTGCTTCCAGAAAACATCTAGCTCCTGCTGTCTTTTTTGCTTCAGAGTCTCAACTTCTATAcagatgaaatgttaaaatgAGAATCTTTTAAATCCATACAAATGTAAAATAGCCTTCTCAACTACATCACAATACCAAATCCACCATTCTCCATGCACTGTGTTATTTATAACAGAACACATATATGTAAAAACAGTATCTTGCCCTGGTCTTCATTTGACTGGTGATCCTCCTCTGCCTCTGTGTCCTCTAGAGCCTCTGAATGTTCATCTCTCTGTAAACCCAGTTTAATAACATTGGACACATGGATACCCATTGAGTCCAGCACTGCAATCAGAAGGGGTTCATAGAATCCCACTATCAGAATGTATTGCTGTGGACCATCATCAGGCTCATCATCTAGACAGACATGTTTAAAGAGAACATTAAAACACTATAAACAGTGCAAAACCAGACTTGTTTTTTGATAAAGGTGGTTAGTTAACTGTGGTCATGCCTCACCTATATATTTGATTGTGTTTTCCTCCTCCCCCCTGCGTTTGAGTTTGGTGTCTTTGGTTGGAACTGGAATGTCAGccacttttttcccctttgctGCTCCTTTACCTCCCTGATCTTTATTGGCAGAATTCAGTCCTACTTTAACATGAGCATTCTCCTCTACGGCCTGAAATATTCATATTCTGTGTTACTATTTATCTAAgaaatagttaataaaaaaaaaacataagcacACTCTTCTACTGTAGATTAGAATTAATTTATtgctaaataaatatgtaatcttTAACTCAATTAAAGAAAAACATAACTTCTCAGGCATgttatagatcaggggtgtccaaactcggtcctggagggccgatgtcctgcagattttagcttcaacttgcctcaacacacctgcaaagatgtttctagaaagcctggtaagaacttgattagctagcccaggtgtgtctgattggggttggaactaaactttgcaggacactggccctccaggaccgagcttggacatgcCTGTTATTGATATTTGTTGCATACACTATTATTCACAAAAATTTAAACACTATCAGTTATCACTGTGTAgaaagttgttttgtattatacagcagaaatccagtgtaaatttcttcataataaagaataataacaCAATATACTTTAACAAATTGCAATCTTTTTAAAATCAGTCTCACTTTTAGCTCAGAGGCCCTCCTTGTAACGTCAGTGTTTTTGATGATCAGTAGTTggaattttattaattttgctaTTAGATCCACTGTCATTTCCTCTCCAGCATCCATCACAGCCTTTGCAACTTCCGTCACCTAAAGAACAACAATTTACATAATGCTGAAACCATGCATGAACAAAATAATATGGGATTTTGGTAATGATTATGAGATTTGTGTAGGCTATTCCAGcaatgaacttattgtcatgCTCAGAAATCCAGTTTGTAATGATTTGAGCTTTGTGACATGCTTTGTtatactgctggaagtagccataacAAGATCTACTATGGTCATTATAAATAGATTGACATGGCAGCAATAATACTCTCCATAAACAGCGTACAATTGGTAGCAAAGTGTGCCTGTAAATATCCCACACACACCATAAAACTTCCAGCAGCAGCCATGAACCATTAAAAGGTTAGTTtacctaaaaattaaaattcttaGTTCATCATTTACTGACTCTCCACTTGTAcgaaacatgtttgagtttctgtcttctaaaaaacaaaaaatatatatatatattttgaaaaaagttgcAAATTGTTGACtaacatagtatttttttttcttcaaagtgCTATCAATatccaacaatttaaaaaatatcttcttttgtggtaaGTGGAAAAAAGTAACTTGTCATAATTGGTTGGAACCACAAGAGGGAGTGTAAATggtgaatacattttcatttgggGTGAACAATATCTTTATTACAATGCAGATACATGATTTTACGTTGGTTACACCTAATTCTAACCCTACCATCTGACTGtctcagcagaaattgagactttgTAGAAAATTGTAGAAATTGTAGACCAGGaaattattttcaattttatgttcaatctgttGTTCAATTTTTGTGCACAAATCTGAATCGTAgccttgttttctgttttttagcTAAGAATGGGATCGGTGTGGACTTTGCTGCTGTTGCTCATCTGCTTCAAAGTTGGAGGCATATTATGCatccagagatgctcttctgtagacCTCAGTTGTAACCAGTAGTTTTTTTTAGTACTGCAACCTTTGCCTTTCTATCGGTTTTGCCCACATATCTTTACTAGTCTCTGTAAATTCACAGCAGACTCAACATTTGTGAAATACTCAGAAGTTAGAACAGCCCGTCCGGTACCAACAACCaggcaacatttattattaaatgtttatattaaattattaaattaaatgtatataaaatgacTTATTGCCGATCTGATATTTATTTTGAACTTTAGCAGAACATCCATCTCTGtgcataaatgcattttttgctgCTATGTGATTTGCATGAACAATTGTTAGCAATCACgaatacctaataaaatggccagtgactGTAACTCTAATGTTTACCCACCTCAAAAAACATGGGAACATCTTTGGTTTTTCTTGTCTTTGGGTTTCCCAGTTCATTGATCTGCGTCACAAAAACAGCagctgattcatttttttttttttttttaacatgtaataaaatatagttaCTCTTGGACATGAATAATCACTGGACATGAACTATATTTCAGACCTTTTCTAGAGTGTCCTCCCAGGACAGCACACTGAAGAGCCTGCGCATGGGCTGTTGGACCGCCTGCACTAGGGAACCGATGAGCTGTTCGTCCTCTGCTTTCTCCACCTGCACTACAGACAGACTGGCCCTCCACTCATTCTAGAGTCAGAGATGAATAAGAGAAGAAAATATTTTCCAGTCCTTTAACGCAAATATAAAAAATTTGCATTGTATAAAGTAGAATTTTTCATTCAATCAGCCATTAAGCAACATGAGGcttaataaatgactaattaatAAAAGcccacataaaaaaacaatagtcatttgtagtaaatattatagtgtttttgaatattgtaaaGTTTTAATCTGTTGTAGTATTAAATAATTACTCTATAATTAGAGTAGCTGTGGTAATAATACAACAAATGACCCAATAAAGTATTAGATTTTCTACAGCTATATAAATTATGTCTACCATACATCACAGTTCAGTGTATACCACAGCATTACGTTACAGTTGATCAGTTTGTGATAGTTAATTCTACAATATGCTGTAAAATGTATTAACAAAGTGTTATAAACACTGTCAAATAGGAGAAATTCTACCAGAAGCGaacattttcatttataaaaaagGTGACAGGGCCTGACTTGTCGTCCTCagaaaatcatacaattcaatgatagacTGCATCATTGAGCACTGTCAGCTTTTTCTCCGTCTCCGTGCTTATAGGtgtattgcatgcattttattattaatttaatgcaaatgtgatgtgacaggactgacagaaacggGACAActataaatttatttgtattatatattttaaggatttagttgtgtaatttgtttataatttcttgtttttaatcaattgattgAATGATAACactattaacaatattattataaaaaaaactattaaaactatatattttcatGGACAAAGATTAAATATCTTAGATGATCTAGAAAATACAGGCTATTGAAGAAGAACAACAGTTTTAACATGATATAGGTAATTTATATTTTACCTCCTCAAATACAGCCGCAGAAAGAGAAGTCTCCCAGCTTTTGTTAGCAGCGCCTGCCCCAGTTGGAGTTGCTCCGGACGGAGTACTACTTTTATTCCGTTTGGGTGGCATATTTACTATAATTTCATTATATTTACGGATTACACTTTAAATATGTAATAGATACCACAATAATTACCACAATTTAGATACTATCGTTTCACTTTAAAGCGTAAACTCCCAAGAAAAGTTTGCTCGTCTGTATGAAATTTCCAAAAGCGTCGTGGTAACCTATGGAAACCAAACAGGCTTGCGTATTTTAAGCGACGTTAGTTTCGGCAAAGtttaaataggatacagctgcggatactcacGTCAGCATAGCATAATTtctgtgacactgtacaacaataattaatatttttaaattactttgaaGGTTGCGTTTGGGGTTGTGGCAGGGGTAGGCGCtcataaaatctattttaatgaGTAAGTTAAAAATAGTATGAATAATTttcagtataattactgttttttacATTACAGTAAGATTTGGGTTTAGTATTGTGGTAGGGGAagatgttattaaaataaaacttttaggTAATTTAATCAGTAATATAAtcaattctcgttaacttccggacGCAGCTGTATCTCTTTTAGTAACAACCCGTTCGGCTCGTTTCAAGCCTCTGAGCACGCGCAGACCGGATATAGACCGTAACGTCACTGTCGTGCGACAGCGCTGAACATGGCGAGCAGCAAAAAGAGTGCACTTATTTCTTCACTAGCCGCTTATGGAGACGATTCAGAGCAGGATTCAGATCCAGACACAGATGATCAAGGTAAATCATCTGATAAATGTTAGCAAAAGCTTGTGAATACCTCGAGTTTGTTACTCGTATGGGTTTGTTGTCAGTGTGTTGAACGTAAGCGGCACGACAACTGACAGTAATGCAGGGAATGTATTCATTTGGAAATAACTTGCATTGTGAGCCATATTACTTTTATGCgctcaaaacaatatattttctttatgGCTGGGTTTGTGAGGGTTTACATTTGTAAGGTTTAAAGATTACAGGTGGGTACTGTAGAGAGCAGTACGTTGTGGCCTATTTTATTTACTTAGgtgaaaatatataattaaaaacatcttcatttgacttttaattttaagattaaataaataagtttaagaTTCTAATATTTTTGTTACAACAGTAAAATTGGCGGTAGTTCCCAATATGCCAAATAAAATGGTGCAAGTCATATGAGAAATTGATGTCTTATTGGTTGTTAGTTAAGGATTACAGGAGTAACAAGTGTTGTTGCTGTAGCTGTCCAATATTAggctaaagttggttttatattttgaacattcagactttttcctaaatatcttttttttttaaatgtattatttgcaaattctaaataggcaAGTTATATATTAGGATATTAGCAGCCAAAAAATATCAAAGCACAACCATgttcacagtcagttaaatagtgctaaCGTTGTTTTGATGTCACACTTGTATGTTATTtctgaccaaatattcaaagcagtatggtaaacaatataggcacTGTGTTACAAGCGGTCACTGAACGAACGTGtgaatatgaaaccaacttcaGGTTTAATCTGTCCAATTCATGTGTGTTTAAGACCCAAATACATTTAGTCACCTTGGAATTGTAAGGTTCTATcagcgttctaaatgattttgagattttgagcttcaaagttttcgcATTTagtatagcaaacaatatgtgtggaacagttctctttcatacattaacataacaaagactctaaatgtactctaaatgtaaatgatcaaagttctcttaaatttgcaaattggaaaatgcagatagaaccttcttaTTCTGAAAAGTAATTTTCCACTTcgtattataaggttctatctgacagaCCATTTATTGTAGCATTATTTTTCCAGAAATAGAATCAAAAATATACCAATTGGTGTTGTGACTATGTTGATTCTTGCGAAAGGTAAATTTTAGCTTTTTATAACATTTCATGTTATAGGATGAATATTGTTTTCTTGTTCagattaagcatacaaggctgtgctaaatattttgtccagtgcagctgttaattttatctaattaatatgctaatatttactaaattttatgctttatataaactattgaactttatttattgaataatgtCCCATG from Danio rerio strain Tuebingen ecotype United States chromosome 8, GRCz12tu, whole genome shotgun sequence includes:
- the spag17 gene encoding sperm-associated antigen 17, translated to MPPKRNKSSTPSGATPTGAGAANKSWETSLSAAVFEENEWRASLSVVQVEKAEDEQLIGSLVQAVQQPMRRLFSVLSWEDTLEKINELGNPKTRKTKDVPMFFEVTEVAKAVMDAGEEMTVDLIAKLIKFQLLIIKNTDVTRRASELKAVEENAHVKVGLNSANKDQGGKGAAKGKKVADIPVPTKDTKLKRRGEEENTIKYIDDEPDDGPQQYILIVGFYEPLLIAVLDSMGIHVSNVIKLGLQRDEHSEALEDTEAEEDHQSNEDQEVETLKQKRQQELDVFWKQLDQVLNTGIWSCYI